Genomic DNA from Amycolatopsis alba DSM 44262:
AGGGCATGGCACGACGCACTGCCCCACCTTCGGGACTGGGGGTGGGCGTGACCACGCTGGACGAGAAATTACTGCACCGCAACAACTTTCACACCAGCAGCACCCGAAGCTGGGAGGCCGTGTCGGGGATCGGCTGGCACGAGCCCACGCCCTCGGGCCTTCCGCTGGCCGCCATACGCACCCTCTCGGTCGTCATCCCGGCCCACAACGTCGGCTACTGCCTTTCGGCCGTCCTCGACGCCTTGGAAGGCCAGCACCACCGGTACAGGTTCGAGGTCATCGTCGTCGACGACGCCAGTACCGACACAACAGCCACCATCGCCGCTCAGCATCCGATCGTCACCACCGCCCTGCGGCTCCCTGAACGGGCGGGCGCGGGCACCGCGCGCAACCTCGGCACCGCGGTCGCCCGCGGGCAAACCGTCGTCTACCTCGACGGTGACATGGTCCTGCCGCCGCACGTGATCACCGACATCGCCGCCCGCGCGACCGACACCACGGTGCTCGTCGGGTTCCGGCACAACCTCCCCTACGACCTGCACCAGGGCGGACGTGGAGTGCTCGCTGAGCACCCGCACCTCGCCGCCGACCACCGCGTCGTCTGGCGACCACCGGTCGGCCGCCCCTTGCTCTACACGGGAATCACGCTGGACCAGCGCCTCGAAGGCCGGCCGCTGGATCACACCCGCGATTTCCTCGACCTCGGCTACGGCCAGCGCTATATCGACTGGGACCTCCCCCGCATGGTCGTCACAGCCCTCGTCGCCGTTCCCCGCGCCGCTGTCCTCGATGTCGGAGGGTTCGATCCCGAATTCGGGCGCATCGGCTGGGGCATGGAAGACACCTACCTCGGCGCGTGCCTGATCGCAGCCGGCCTGTTGATCATCCCGCTCCGGCAGGCCGTCGGGTTCCACCTCGATCCACCGGACGCCGGCCAGCAATGGCAGCACAAACTCGCTCGCTGGCCCGCCACCCTCGCCCGCTACCGGGAACTCATGCGGCGGCCCGCCCTCTACGGCCGCTCCCGGACATTCATGGCCGACATGACCGAGCTACTGCACACCTGCGAGGTACTGCGATGACCCCGTCACTGCCGACGATGACGACCACGGTGCGAACTTTCGCGGCGCGGCCAGACGGAGCCGAAGGTGTCGTCCACGACCCGCTCACCGGATTGACCCACCGCACCAGTCGCGCGCTCGGCTCCGGACGTGTCCGGCTGTCCGCCACCGATCTCGCCTCCTGGCCTGAGGTTCATCCGGCGGCCGTCCAGACGGACGTGCCGATCAGCGTGTGCTGGTCGCCCGTGGTGCGTTGCAACCTCGCCTGCTCGTACTGCCTAGACGACAAATCCGTGTCTGAGCTGGCCCGGCCCGAGCGCCACCGCATCGCGAACCTGATCGCCGAGACCGCGGTTCTGGGTGTGGACATCTCCGGCGGCGAACCATTGCTGCTGCGCGACCTGCCCGACCTGATCGACGTGCTCGTCGCGGGTGGTTGCGCGGTCAGTGTGACAACCAACGGAACGCACCTCGCCCGCCGCGCCGAAGCCCTGGCCGGCCGCGTGGACGCCGTACGAGTGAGCCTGGACGGACCTGACGCGGAACGTCACGACCGGTGGCGCGGCGCAGGCAGCTTCGACCACGCCGTCACCGGAATCCGTGCAGCGATCGCCCAAGACATCCCCACCCAGATTCAAGCCGTGCTCCTACGCTCCACAGCCCAGGCCAGCATGCGGGCGATGGTCGACCTGGCCGCCACGGTAGGGGCGAGCGGAGTGACCTTCCTGCAGATGCTTCCCATCGGGGAAGGCGCCGCCCTGGCCGGGACCGAGCAACTGACCGATGACGAGGCTCTCGGTCTCCTCGCCGAACTGAAGACCACCGCGGCCGTGCCCGTCCGTCTGCGTACTCGCCAGGCGGCCGGAGGCTTCACAGTGATCCGCTCCGACGGCCAGATCTGGCGCAACCAGCCGGGCGCACACGCCATCAGCGCCCTCCGCCCCCTGCACACGGCCAGTGACCTCGCACTGACTGCCTGGGACGGATCGGCATGAGCGCCTCTCCGGACACACCTCGAGCCGGCCCAGCTCGCAAGCACACGCCCTGGAGAGGACAAGACATGAACACACCGACGAGCGAACAGCTCGATCAGTTCGCGCACGCCCTGGGCGACACCCTGCGGGCTGCGCGGAGAGAACGCGGCTGGACCCGCAAACAGATGCGCGCCGCGATGTGCACCGACGACGACCTCTCCCTGCAAACGCTCGCCAGCTATGAACTCGGCACACGCCGGATATCCGTCGAGCGGCTGATCGAAGTGTGCGCTGTACTGAAGAGACAGCCGGACGAGCTCCTTCGCCGCGCGACCACCCTCGCGTTCAGCGGTCACTACGGGACCCGCATCAACATCGACCTCCTCAGCCTCGCACACACCGCCGATCCTCGGCTGCGGCCGCTCCAGCGCTGGGCGCAGGTCCGTGTCCAGCAATCCACCCCAGAACGGGTCTTGGTCGAAGAGCTCGACGCCACCGCGCTGTCCGCGATGGCCGACATCGCCGGGACCACTGTGTACGACCTCGTACACGCATTACGCGGAATCAGTTCAGCCCACCACGTAAGCGCCTAACTCGCCAACGCGATTTCCCCGCCCTGTAAGGAATAGGACCGCGCATGACCACCGCACGCCGAGACTTCGATCACCGCAAGATCTGGCGCGTGACACCGGAGGCTCTCCACGACGCTGCCACGCTTCTGGCCGACACGATCCTGCGTGATCACTCGTCGGTCGAGCGCGTCATCGGCATCGCCAACGGCGGTGTCTCACCCGCCCACCTCATCGCCACCACACTTCGGATGAACGCCCGCATGGTCCGCGCCCGCCACAACATCGGTGACGACGTCTACCAGCAAGCCACCGGTGACGTGTCCCTCGATCTCACCCCGCTGACCCGTGCCCTCAACGGTCGACGGCTCACAGGCACGGTGCTGGTGGTGGACGACATCTGCGGCAGCGGCGCGACCCTTCGGCGCGTCCACGACGACTTCGCCCCTTTGCTCAGCCCCAGCGCCCAGATCCTGACCGCGGTCCTGTGCCTCAACACCGGAGCGACCACGCTGCCGGACTACTCGATCTGGACTGTCTCGGACTGGGTCGTCTTTCCCTGGGAAACCCCGCCCGCCGACCAGGACACCACGCCCTTGCCGCCGCCGAGGAAGGTCCTCCACCATGTCTAGCGCGCCCCCGCTGACCGTCGCGTTCGTCCTGGCCTCCTACACCCCGAACGCGCCGGCCGGGATCGAACGCGCCACCGCCGCCCTCGCGCACGGCCTGCGCCAGCTCGGCCACCGCAGTCTCATCCTGACCGCCGCCCCGATCGACACCCCGGACGACACCGTGATGCGGCTGCGCTCGGTGGGCGTCACCTTCCCCTGTGACGACGGTGAACTGCGCGACGCGATCAGCACCCACGGCCAAGACGCGCTGCTCGCCGCCGAACTGTGCGAGGTCTACCGCAGGCACCGAGTCGACGTCGCCGTCTACACCGACGGTCTATGGGGCCTAGGCAGAGCGGCACCGATCAGCCGGGCACGCACAGTCCTCGCCATGCACGTCGTCGGCCACGACCAGGACCTCGAGCCCGCCCTGGCTCGCGCCGACCTGGTCATCGCCCCGTCCCAGGTGGTGCTCGACCAAGCACACGCTCGCGTCTACGACACCGGTGGCTGGCTGGTCGTGCCCAACGCCCTGCTGCACACTGCGCCACTCCCCTCCGACTCGCGACGGGAGGCGCTGCGACGACACGGCCCGATCCGCGTCCTGGCCCGGCTCGGAGCAGAGAAGAACGTCCGGGCCTTGCTGGACGCCGGTCGGCTGGTGGACCGCACGGTCGAGGTGATCGTCGGTGAGGCCGGTTTCGAGGCAGCCATCGGCGACCAGGCGGCCGAACTCGACCAGTGCCGCTATTCGGCCGCGCACCTCGCCCTCGGGACCGTCCACGGCGGCGGCCTCGGCTGGGACCGGGTGCCGGCCTGGCTCGCGCAGGCGGCCGTGGTGATCGTGCCCTCGCTACGCGAGACCTTCGGGCTGGTCGCGCTGGAGGCCATGAGTGTCGGGACCCCGGTCGTCGCCTTCGACGTGGGCAACCTGCCCTCGCTGGTCGGCACCGGCGACGGCTCGGGCGGCGTGATCATCCCCCGATCGTGGGGCGAACACGGTCTCTGGCGCGCCGCCGAACAGCTACTCGCAGATCCAGTACGCTACGCGCACCTATCCAGGGCTGCGTACTACCGCTCGCGGGACTATCTGCCCACCACAGTCGCCGAGACATTCGTAAAGGCGGTGCGGTGATGCCTGCTGGCGTCCCTTTGCTCCTGATTGACGGTCACAACTTGCTATGGCGCGCGGCGTTCGGGTTCCCCGCCGCGATCCTCTCCCGCGACAAAACCCGCGATCTCACCGCCGAGTTCGGGTTCTTCGCCCTGCTCCGCGTCGCGATCCGCGAGGAGATACCGGAACCACCCGAGGTCCTCGTCGTGTTCGACGGCGAGCACGGAGCCGCCGGCCGCAAGGACAGCGACGCCGGCTACAAAGCCAACCGCGTCATCGACGAGGCCGCCCTCAAACCCTTGCGCGCGATCCCGCACGTCCAGCAGGCCCTGACCGGCTACGGCATCCACTGGATCGAAATCGACACCGCCGAGGCCGACGACGTCATCGCCACCCTCGTCGCCGCCACCCGCGAACGCGAACCCGGCCGCCGGGTCTGGATCATGTCCGGCGACCGCGACTTCTACCAGCTCGTCGACGAGCACGTCCGCGCGCTCAACACCGTGATGAAACGCGGCCGGCGGCACATCGGCCCCGCCGAGGTCGCCGAACGCTACAACGTCACTCCCGCGCAATGGCCCGACTTCTGCGCCCTCAAAGGCGACCCCGCGGACAACATCCCCGGCGTGCGCGGGATCGGCGAGGGCACAGCGGCCACGCTCCTGTCAGGCGGGTTGCACCTCGACCAGCTCCCGGACTCCGGACGACTGACCGGCGCCAGGAAAGCCAAGGTCACCGAGACTTGGGAACAAGTACTCGCCTGGCGCGAGCTCATCCGGATGCGCACCGACCTCACACTCCCCTGCCACCCGACCGGTGTTCCCACGCGAGAACTGCCCAAGCCCGCCGACGTCATCGAGAAACTCGGGCTCTGGTGAGCACCATGCCCTTCGCCGCTCCGGCGTCCGTGCTGACCGTGATGGCCCACCCCGACGACGCCGAACTCTGGGCCGGCGGAACTCTCGCACGCTGCAGCGCCTCCGGGGCCGCCGTCACCATCGCCGTCCCGCGCCACACCCAACCAGGACGGGACGCCGAAGCCGCTGCGGGCGCGGCGATCCTCGGGGCCGCGCTCCACGAGTACGACCACCCCACGGCGGCGATGCTGCGCGAACTTCTGCTCGCTATCCGGCCCGAGGTCGTCATCACCCACCCGCTGCGCGACGTCCACGCCGACCACCGCACGCTCGCCGAAGCCCTCGTAACCGCCCTGCCCGACGTCGTCATCGCCACAGGTCATCCGCGCCGGGTCTACACCGCTGACTCCTACAACAGCCTCACTCTCGACGGCGCCATTCCCGCGCACACCATCATCGACATCACCGAGACCTACGAGCAGAAGCGACGTGCCCTCGCGGCGCACGCCTCCCAGCCGATCACCGGCCATTTCGGGCCGATGGCCGAGACACTCGCACGCCTGTGGGGAAGCCGTATCGGCGTCACCCACGCGGAGAACTTCGTGCCGCTGCCGGTACTCGGACGCCTTCCAGCAGCCCCCGCTCTATAACCAGTCAAGCTGCACCACGTCGCACGCCGGTCGACTCATTTGTCCGTAGCGGAGGTAACGGCACTGCGCAGGGAGGAGATGAGGTACGACCAGTCGAAGGTGGCCAGGCCGTCCTCGACGCGGGTGGTGATCGTGTCCGGGTCGAGCAGCGTCACACCGGCCTCCGTGAGCCGGGTGACGCTGTCCGCGTAAGCGGGATGCCGGCGAAGGGCTGGTTTGACGCACGGGGCCGCGACGATGGGGACATCGGTGCCGAGCATCTCGTTGAGCACGCCCAGCGCGAACGTGTCACTGATACCTGCCGCCCACCTGTTCACCGAGTTGAAGGTCAGTGGCGCGGCGAGAACAGCGTCGGCACGCGGAAGCGACTTCTCCCCCTGACGAGGTGGCCGCGGAAATACCCGCGTCACGCATCCTGTCATCGCAGCCAAAGCGTCGAGGTCAATCCACGAGGCGGCCGTCGGTGTCGCGATCACGCACACCGTCCAGCCGTCGGCCGACAGCCGGGGAACGAATTCCTTGAGCCGCAACACCGGCGGCGCTGCCGACGCCACCAGATAGAGACACTGCCGGGCAGAGGTCACACCGCGACCCCTGCCCGCACCGCGAGACCACGCAGAGCCGGTACTTCGATGCGCCGCTCGCGGGCCAGCAAGTTTTCGATCAGCGATCGCGCGTTCGGGTTGGCTCGAACCAATTCAGGAGCGACACGCTCGGTTTCCAGCAGGTGAATCACTGCCTGGGGGTCTTCAGTGAGCTGTGTGTGCGCCCACGCGCTGTCCAGGTGGAACTGAGCCTGGCGACCGTTCAGGCCGCCCGGCAATCTAGTGATGTCCAGCTGCTCTGCTGTCGTGAGCGCCCGATGGGGATCGTTCAGCGTGACAGCCACTGAGGAGCGATGGATCAGCACGTTCGACGGCCCGAACGCGGTCCATCCGATGTTGCCGTCGACGCCGAGCCGCCGTGCGAGTTCATCAGCGTGGTCGAGCCGTTCGTCCGCTTCGACAGGGTCGGCGCGGCGCGCGGCGATGACAGCGCTGATCAGGGTCAAGGCGCCACACCATGTCACGCTTTGCGCGTCCTGGTCTCGCAATGCGGCAGCGGCGGAGACGGCTAGCTCCTCGGCCTCCCTGATCCGTTCGGAATCCACTGCGCTGCTGGTGCGCAGCAGCGCACAGGCTCGTTGGTACGCCGCCGCGGCAAGGCCGAAGATGTCCCCAGCGTCTTCGGCCGCGATGCGCGCTTGCTCAGCGGCGGCCAGACTCGCCTCTCCATCGCCCTTTTTCGTCGCCAGCTTGGCCGCGACGATCTCCAGGCTGCACTGCAGTCTCAGTGCTTCTCGTCGCTTCTGCACTGGTCCGTCGATGATCAGGGCGTTGACAGCTTCCCGGACCGATGGCAGTCGCTGGGCGACATCGACATACCGGGCGGCCTGATAGCGCCGGTGCAGGTCCGCAATCCGCGCTGACAGCCCAGGGGGATCCATCCGACGCTTCGGCTCCACACCGCTCTTGCCAGCACGGTGGGCTGTCTCCCCCTCGCAGAGAAGGGCGTCATGCACCACGACCTCGCGCCGATTCATTGAGGCCGTCTCGACCAGAGCAGTCGATGAGGGTTGGAGGAGGATCTCAAGTTCGTCGAGAGAGACTCGAAGTACCTCAGCAATGCGAGGACGTCTCCAGGGATGCGGCGTCTGTGTTCCGCGCTCCCAGCGCCCGACCGTGGAGAGTTCCGTCTTGAGCTGCTGGGCGAGGTCTCCTGAGTGAAGCCGAGGGCCTCGCGCCGAGCCGCGAAGGCCTCT
This window encodes:
- a CDS encoding glycosyltransferase family 2 protein, with the translated sequence MTTLDEKLLHRNNFHTSSTRSWEAVSGIGWHEPTPSGLPLAAIRTLSVVIPAHNVGYCLSAVLDALEGQHHRYRFEVIVVDDASTDTTATIAAQHPIVTTALRLPERAGAGTARNLGTAVARGQTVVYLDGDMVLPPHVITDIAARATDTTVLVGFRHNLPYDLHQGGRGVLAEHPHLAADHRVVWRPPVGRPLLYTGITLDQRLEGRPLDHTRDFLDLGYGQRYIDWDLPRMVVTALVAVPRAAVLDVGGFDPEFGRIGWGMEDTYLGACLIAAGLLIIPLRQAVGFHLDPPDAGQQWQHKLARWPATLARYRELMRRPALYGRSRTFMADMTELLHTCEVLR
- a CDS encoding radical SAM protein, which produces MTPSLPTMTTTVRTFAARPDGAEGVVHDPLTGLTHRTSRALGSGRVRLSATDLASWPEVHPAAVQTDVPISVCWSPVVRCNLACSYCLDDKSVSELARPERHRIANLIAETAVLGVDISGGEPLLLRDLPDLIDVLVAGGCAVSVTTNGTHLARRAEALAGRVDAVRVSLDGPDAERHDRWRGAGSFDHAVTGIRAAIAQDIPTQIQAVLLRSTAQASMRAMVDLAATVGASGVTFLQMLPIGEGAALAGTEQLTDDEALGLLAELKTTAAVPVRLRTRQAAGGFTVIRSDGQIWRNQPGAHAISALRPLHTASDLALTAWDGSA
- a CDS encoding helix-turn-helix domain-containing protein, which gives rise to MNTPTSEQLDQFAHALGDTLRAARRERGWTRKQMRAAMCTDDDLSLQTLASYELGTRRISVERLIEVCAVLKRQPDELLRRATTLAFSGHYGTRINIDLLSLAHTADPRLRPLQRWAQVRVQQSTPERVLVEELDATALSAMADIAGTTVYDLVHALRGISSAHHVSA
- a CDS encoding phosphoribosyltransferase produces the protein MTTARRDFDHRKIWRVTPEALHDAATLLADTILRDHSSVERVIGIANGGVSPAHLIATTLRMNARMVRARHNIGDDVYQQATGDVSLDLTPLTRALNGRRLTGTVLVVDDICGSGATLRRVHDDFAPLLSPSAQILTAVLCLNTGATTLPDYSIWTVSDWVVFPWETPPADQDTTPLPPPRKVLHHV
- a CDS encoding glycosyltransferase family 4 protein, which gives rise to MSSAPPLTVAFVLASYTPNAPAGIERATAALAHGLRQLGHRSLILTAAPIDTPDDTVMRLRSVGVTFPCDDGELRDAISTHGQDALLAAELCEVYRRHRVDVAVYTDGLWGLGRAAPISRARTVLAMHVVGHDQDLEPALARADLVIAPSQVVLDQAHARVYDTGGWLVVPNALLHTAPLPSDSRREALRRHGPIRVLARLGAEKNVRALLDAGRLVDRTVEVIVGEAGFEAAIGDQAAELDQCRYSAAHLALGTVHGGGLGWDRVPAWLAQAAVVIVPSLRETFGLVALEAMSVGTPVVAFDVGNLPSLVGTGDGSGGVIIPRSWGEHGLWRAAEQLLADPVRYAHLSRAAYYRSRDYLPTTVAETFVKAVR
- a CDS encoding 5'-3' exonuclease, whose translation is MPAGVPLLLIDGHNLLWRAAFGFPAAILSRDKTRDLTAEFGFFALLRVAIREEIPEPPEVLVVFDGEHGAAGRKDSDAGYKANRVIDEAALKPLRAIPHVQQALTGYGIHWIEIDTAEADDVIATLVAATREREPGRRVWIMSGDRDFYQLVDEHVRALNTVMKRGRRHIGPAEVAERYNVTPAQWPDFCALKGDPADNIPGVRGIGEGTAATLLSGGLHLDQLPDSGRLTGARKAKVTETWEQVLAWRELIRMRTDLTLPCHPTGVPTRELPKPADVIEKLGLW
- a CDS encoding PIG-L deacetylase family protein, whose amino-acid sequence is MPFAAPASVLTVMAHPDDAELWAGGTLARCSASGAAVTIAVPRHTQPGRDAEAAAGAAILGAALHEYDHPTAAMLRELLLAIRPEVVITHPLRDVHADHRTLAEALVTALPDVVIATGHPRRVYTADSYNSLTLDGAIPAHTIIDITETYEQKRRALAAHASQPITGHFGPMAETLARLWGSRIGVTHAENFVPLPVLGRLPAAPAL
- a CDS encoding flavoprotein, which produces MTSARQCLYLVASAAPPVLRLKEFVPRLSADGWTVCVIATPTAASWIDLDALAAMTGCVTRVFPRPPRQGEKSLPRADAVLAAPLTFNSVNRWAAGISDTFALGVLNEMLGTDVPIVAAPCVKPALRRHPAYADSVTRLTEAGVTLLDPDTITTRVEDGLATFDWSYLISSLRSAVTSATDK
- a CDS encoding XRE family transcriptional regulator; translation: MNRREVVVHDALLCEGETAHRAGKSGVEPKRRMDPPGLSARIADLHRRYQAARYVDVAQRLPSVREAVNALIIDGPVQKRREALRLQCSLEIVAAKLATKKGDGEASLAAAEQARIAAEDAGDIFGLAAAAYQRACALLRTSSAVDSERIREAEELAVSAAAALRDQDAQSVTWCGALTLISAVIAARRADPVEADERLDHADELARRLGVDGNIGWTAFGPSNVLIHRSSVAVTLNDPHRALTTAEQLDITRLPGGLNGRQAQFHLDSAWAHTQLTEDPQAVIHLLETERVAPELVRANPNARSLIENLLARERRIEVPALRGLAVRAGVAV